In Lotus japonicus ecotype B-129 chromosome 5, LjGifu_v1.2, one genomic interval encodes:
- the LOC130721074 gene encoding pectinesterase-like, producing MKGKKVAFTGLAVLLVVGCAIGATVYTTNKPHAAAAGAGGSEVSNHNKAVTALCDGADDKKLCHDVLTPINTSDPKEYVAAVVKTSMDSVIKAFNMSDRLTVEHENSNPGVKMALEDCKDLLQSAIQELQASGVLVQESSLLDVNQRSAELKNWLSAVVAYQQSCLDGFDTKGEKEVQDKLQQGSLDDVGKLTGLALDIVSGISKVLGAFDFNLHLKPARRLLEIDAEGYPTWLSFADRKLVESKSNVLPNAIVAKDGSGQFKTITEAINSYPKKHQGRFLIYVKAGVYDEYINVDKKKPNILLYGDGPTKTIITGNKNYAAGVKTMRTATFTTLAPNFIAKSIAFENTAGPQGHQAVALRVNGDCSAFFDVAIRGYQDSLYAHAHRQFYRNCEISGTIDFIFGYATTLIQNSKILVRKPMSNQQNIVVADGTAQKNMPTGVVLQNCQIQAAPELAADRLTVKTYLARPWKAFSRAVFIENTIGDLIQPEGYIPWNPIEPNTENAYFAEFGNSGPGSVTQARAKFGKGLISKADAEKFTAEQWIQASTWVPATGIPVDPTFTKA from the exons atgaaaggaAAGAAAGTAGCTTTTACAGGTTTGGCTGTTTTACTGGTGGTTGGTTGCGCCATTGGTGCCACCGTCTACACCACAAACAAGCCTCATGCCGCCGCTGCCGGTGCCGGTGGATCTGAAGTGAGCAACCACAACAAGGCAGTGACGGCACTCTGCGACGGTGCTGATGACAAGAAACTCTGCCATGATGTCCTCACCCCTATCAACACCTCAGACCCTAAAGAATACGTGGCCGCGGTGGTCAAAACCTCCATGGACAGCGTCATCAAGGCCTTCAACATGAGCGACAGGCTCACCGTTGAGCATGAAAACAGCAACCCCGGAGTCAAAATGGCGCTCGAGGATTGCAAGGATTTGCTACAATCCGCAATCCAAGAGCTCCAAGCCTCCGGGGTTCTGGTGCAGGAGAGCAGCCTCCTTGATGTTAACCAGCGCTCCGCCGAGCTTAAAAACTGGCTCAGCGCAGTCGTTGCTTACCAGCAATCTTGCCTGGACGGGTTCGACACCAAGGGCGAGAAAGAGGTCCAGGAcaagcttcaacaaggaagcTTGGACGATGTTGGTAAACTTACTGGCTTGGCACTTGACATTGTTTCCGGAATCTCCAAGGTCCTCGGAGCTTTTGATTTCAACCTGCACCTGAAACCCGCTCGTCGCCTTCTTGAGATTGATGCTGAAGGGTACCCTACATGGCTCTCTTTTGCTGATCGTAAACTCGTGGAGTCCAAGTCAAATGTTCTGCCCAACGCAATTGTGGCTAAGGATGGTAGTGGCCAGTTTAAGACCATTACTGAAGCCATTAACTCATACCCTAAGAAGCACCAAGGTAGATTCCTCATCTATGTCAAGGCTGGTGTCTATGACGAGTACATCAACGTTGACAAGAAGAAGCCCAACATTCTCTTGTACGGTGACGGCCCTACCAAGACCATCATCACCGGAAACAAGAACTACGCCGCCGGTGTCAAGACCATGAGAACTGCCACATTCA CCACCCTTGCTCCAAACTTCATTGCCAAGTCAATTGCATTTGAGAACACCGCCGGGCCACAGGGACACCAAGCAGTTGCACTCCGTGTGAATGGTGACTGCTCAGCCTTCTTCGACGTCGCGATCCGCGGCTACCAAGACTCGCTGTATGCACACGCTCACCGTCAGTTCTACCGCAACTGCGAGATCTCCGGTACCATCGACTTCATCTTCGGCTACGCCACCACCTTGATCCAAAACTCCAAGATCTTGGTCAGGAAGCCCATGTCAAACCAGCAGAACATCGTCGTCGCCGACGGTACCGCCCAGAAGAACATGCCCACCGGAGTCGTCCTCCAGAACTGCCAGATTCAAGCAGCACCTGAGCTCGCCGCCGACAGGCTCACCGTGAAGACCTACCTCGCTAGGCCATGGAAGGCATTCTCCAGAGCCGTGTTCATTGAAAACACCATCGGTGATTTGATTCAACCAGAAGGTTACATTCCATGGAACCCGATCGAACCTAACACCGAGAACGCTTACTTTGCTGAGTTTGGAAACTCTGGACCCGGTTCAGTGACTCAAGCGAGGGCAAAATTTGGAAAAGGTTTGATTTCCAAGGCTGATGCTGAGAAGTTCACCGCTGAGCAATGGATCCAAGCTAGCACATGGGTCCCAGCTACTGGCATTCCTGTCGACCCTACCTTCACCAAAGCTTAA
- the LOC130721513 gene encoding pectinesterase-like gives MEKNKTVASAVSLILVVGVVVGVVALVRTNNDNSAAPETGNNNDINTHSKSVQAVCQNAEDKKLCTDTLKPVSDSDDPKEYIATVVKTSMDSVIKGFNLSDKLTVEHGNSNSSIKMALEDCKDLLQFAIEELQASKVLVKDNNMNNVNERAADLKNWLGAVLAYQESCLDGFNTDAEKKIQSQLQTGSLDDVGKLTALALDIVSGISKVLSAMNLTLEVKPSSRRLLEVDQDGLPSWISGADRKLLAEMKNGGSVPPNAVVAKDGSGQYKSILDAINAYPKKHKGRYVIYVKAGVYDEYIQIDKKKPNILMYGDGPKKTVITGNKNFVDGYKTMRSATFTTVAPDFMAKSMGFENTAGASKHQAVALRVQGDRSAFFDCAISGYQDTLYAHAHRQFYRNCEISGTVDFIFGYSTLLIQSSKLIVRKPGKNQQNIVVADGTAQKNMPTGAVIQNCQIVPEPSLAADKSVRTYLARPWKAYSRAIFMENNIGDLIQPDGFLPWQGTQFLDTCFFAEFGNTGSGANVQKRVKWGKGVLSKGDAIKYTADQWLQAGEWLPATGIPYDPGFTKA, from the exons atggaaaagaaCAAAACAGTTGCCTCCGCCGTTTCTCTCATTCTCGTTGTGGGTGTTGTCGTCGGCGTGGTTGCACTTGTCCGCACTAACAATGACAATAGCGCGGCCCCTGAAACCGGCAACAACAATGACATAAACACACATAGCAAATCTGTGCAGGCCGTGTGCCAAAACGCCGAAGACAAGAAGCTATGCACTGATACTCTCAAACCAGTGAGCGACTCAGACGATCCAAAGGAGTACATCGCAACGGTGGTGAAAACCTCCATGGACAGCGTCATCAAAGGCTTCAACCTTAGCGACAAACTCACGGTAGAGCATGGAAACAGCAATAGCAGCATCAAGATGGCCCTGGAGGATTGCAAGGACTTGTTACAGTTTGCCATTGAGGAGTTACAAGCGTCCAAG GTCCTAGTCAAGGACAATAATATGAACAATGTGAACGAGCGTGCAGCTGACCTGAAAAACTGGTTGGGTGCGGTACTTGCATACCAGGAATCATGCCTTGACGGGTTCAACACAGACGCTGAGAAGAAGATCCAGTCTCAGCTGCAAACGGGGAGCTTGGATGACGTGGGGAAGTTGACGGCATTGGCGCTTGATATTGTTTCTGGGATCTCAAAAGTGTTGTCTGCCATGAACTTGACTTTGGAAGTAAAACCTTCGTCTCGCCGCCTTCTTGAGGTGGATCAGGATGGGTTACCATCTTGGATATCGGGTGCGGATCGAAAGCTCTTGGCAGAGATGAAAAATGGAGGTTCGGTTCCGCCAAATGCGGTGGTTGCCAAGGATGGAAGTGGCCAGTATAAGAGTATTCTTGATGCTATTAACGCCTACCCTAAAAAGCATAAGGGTAGGTACGTGATCTATGTTAAGGCCGGTGTCTATGATGAGTACATTCAGATTGACAAGAAAAAACCTAATATTTTGATGTACGGGGATGGCCCTAAGAAGACTGTTATCACTGGTAATAAAAATTTCGTAGATGGATACAAGACTATGAGATCTGCCACGTTCA CGACTGTTGCTCCAGATTTCATGGCCAAGTCAATGGGATTTGAGAACACAGCCGGCGCCAGCAAGCACCAAGCAGTAGCGCTTCGCGTGCAAGGAGACCGCTCGGCTTTCTTCGACTGTGCTATAAGCGGCTATCAAGACACCTTATATGCCCACGCCCACCGCCAGTTCTACCGAAACTGCGAAATCTCCGGCACGGTGGACTTCATCTTCGGCTACTCAACACTCCTAATCCAAAGCTCCAAGCTCATAGTGAGAAAACCCGGTAAGAATCAGCAAAACATAGTAGTGGCCGACGGAACAGCCCAGAAGAACATGCCCACAGGAGCAGTGATCCAGAACTGCCAGATCGTGCCGGAGCCAAGCCTTGCCGCGGATAAGTCCGTGAGGACGTACCTGGCTCGGCCGTGGAAGGCCTATTCAAGGGCGATCTTCATGGAGAATAACATTGGTGACTTGATCCAGCCAGATGGGTTTCTTCCTTGGCAAGGAACCCAGTTTCTTGACACGTGCTTTTTTGCGGAGTTTGGGAACACTGGATCAGGTGCCAATGTTCAGAAGAGAGTCAAGTGGGGAAAAGGTGTTCTTAGCAAAGGTGATGCTATTAAATACACTGCTGATCAGTGGCTCCAAGCAGGCGAGTGGTTACCGGCTACCGGCATACCCTATGATCCTGgcttcactaaagcatga
- the LOC130716902 gene encoding pectinesterase-like: protein MNTKIIASGVSLILVVGVAIGVVVVVNKKDTTDPVVAAQQKSVKSMCEGTEDPKLCHDTLSTVKPTNSSDPNAYIAAVVEATAKSVIQAMNMSDRLTVDHGGKDPGMKMALDDCKDLMQFAIDSLESATNLVRDNNIQAVHEQTPDFRNWLSAVMSYQQSCMEGFEDGKSGEEAVKGQLQEGSLDQMGKLTGIALDIVSDLSRILQTFDLKLDLNPASRRLLEAEEVDHEGLPSWFSGADRKLLGKMKKGGKVTPNAVVAKDGSGKFKTIASAIASYPKGFKGRYIIYVRAGVYDEYITVPKQAVNLLLYGDGPTRTIVTGHKNFVDGVKTMQTATFANTAVGFIAKSMAFENTAGPAKHQAVAFRNQGDMSAFFDCAMRGFQDTLYVQANRQFYRNCEISGTVDFIFGASATLIQNSRIIVRKPGPGQFNTVTADGTKQRNMATGIVIQNCEIVPERALFPQRFQFKSYLGRPWKAYAKTVVMESNLGDFIQPVGWSVWEGNQFLDTLYYAEHANVGPGANLKRRVRWKGYHPNINKNEAAQFTAGQFLRAGPAGRAEDWLKATGVPFTVGFVKG from the exons atGAATACAAAAATAATTGCCTCTGGTGTATCCCTCATCCTGGTGGTGGGTGTTGCCATTGGCGTTGTGGTAGTTGTTAACAAAAAAGACACAACTGATCCTGTGGTAGCAGCACAACAAAAATCCGTGAAGTCAATGTGTGAGGGAACCGAAGACCCTAAGCTCTGTCACGACACTCTCAGCACCGTGAAACCCACCAACTCCTCTGACCCGAACGCTTATATAGCGGCAGTGGTGGAAGCAACCGCCAAGAGCGTCATCCAAGCCATGAACATGAGCGACAGGCTCACGGTGGATCATGGCGGCAAGGACCCCGGCATGAAAATGGCCCTTGACGACTGCAAGGACTTGATGCAGTTCGCCATAGATAGTCTCGAGTCCGCGACTAATCTAGTCCGTGACAACAACATACAAGCTGTTCATGAACAGACCCCTGACTTCAGGAACTGGTTGAGCGCTGTCATGTCATACCAACAATCTTGCATGGAAGGGTTTGAAGATGGGAAAAGTGGTGAGGAAGCGGTTAAGGGACAATTGCAAGAGGGTAGTTTGGACCAGATGGGGAAGCTCACTGGGATAGCCCTTGACATTGTCTCGGACTTGTCCAGGATTCTTCAGACCTTTGACTTGAAGCTGGACCTAAACCCTGCTTCTCGTCGCCTTCTAGAGGCTGAGGAGGTTGACCATGAAGGGCTCCCCTCATGGTTTTCTGGTGCTGATCGGAAGCTGTtagggaagatgaagaagggagGTAAGGTGACACCGAATGCCGTGGTTGCTAAAGATGGAAGTGGTAAATTTAAAACCATTGCGAGTGCTATTGCCTCGTACCCGAAGGGGTTCAAAGGAAGATACATTATCTATGTCAGGGCTGGGGTTTATGATGAGTACATCACCGTCCCCAAACAAGCTGTGAATTTGCTCTTGTATGGAGATGGCCCTACAAGGACCATTGTCACTGGTCACAAGAACTTTGTAGATGGTGTGAAGACAATGCAAACTGCCACCTTTG CCAATACTGCTGTAGGATTCATCGCCAAATCAATGGCATTTGAGAACACAGCCGGTCCCGCCAAACACCAAGCAGTTGCCTTCCGGAACCAGGGAGACATGTCAGCTTTCTTTGACTGCGCCATGCGCGGCTTCCAAGACACCTTGTACGTCCAAGCGAATCGTCAATTCTACCGCAACTGTGAAATCTCTGGCACGGTGGACTTCATCTTTGGCGCCTCGGCGACCCTCATCCAGAATTCTAGAATCATCGTGCGGAAGCCAGGACCCGGCCAGTTCAACACTGTGACCGCAGACGGCACAAAACAAAGAAACATGGCCACAGGGATCGTGATCCAGAATTGTGAGATAGTTCCGGAAAGGGCCTTGTTCCCTCAAAGGTTTCAGTTCAAGTCGTATCTTGGAAGGCCATGGAAGGCTTATGCTAAAACAGTGGTCATGGAGTCGAATTTGGGTGATTTTATTCAGCCAGTAGGGTGGAGTGTTTGGGAAGGGAATCAGTTTCTCGATACATTGTATTATGCTGAACATGCTAACGTGGGACCTGGCGCTAACCTTAAAAGAAGGGTTAGGTGGAAGGGTTACCATCCCAATATTAATAAGAATGAGGCTGCACAATTCACTGCTGGCCAGTTCCTCAGAGCTGGACCTGCTGGAAGAGCTGAGGATTGGTTGAAGGCTACTGGCGTTCCTTTCACAGTTGGTTTTGTCAAAGGTTAA
- the LOC130716903 gene encoding pto-interacting protein 1-like has translation MSCFNCCEEDDFHKTAESGGPYVVKNPSGNDGNHHASETAKQGGQTVKPQPIEVPNISEDELKEVTDNFGQDSLIGEGSYGRVYYGVLKNGQAAAIKKLDASKQPDEEFLAQVSMVSRLKHENFVQLLGYSVDGNSRILVYEFASNGSLHDILHGRKGVKGAQPGPVLTWAQRVKIAVGAARGLEYLHEKADPHIIHRDIKSSNVLIFDDDVAKIADFDLSNQAPDMAARLHSTRVLGTFGYHAPEYAMTGQLNAKSDVYSFGVVLLELLTGRKPVDHTLPRGQQSLVTWATPKLSEDKVRQCVDTRLGGEYPPKAVAKMAAVAALCVQYEADFRPNMSIVVKALQPLLTARPGPAGETAN, from the exons ATGAGCTGTTTCAATTGTTGCGAAGAGGATGATTTCCACAAGACTGCTGAAAGCGGAGGACCGTATGTTGTAAAAAATCCGTCAG GGAATGATGGAAATCATCATGCTTCTGAAACTGCAAAGCAGGGTGGTCAGACTGTTAAACCCCAACCCATTGAAGTTCCTAATATATCAGAAGATGAGCTAAAAGAAGTTACAGATAACTTTGGGCAAGATTCTCTTATTGGTGAGGGATCCTATGGAAGAGTATATTATGGTGTACTTAAAAATGGTCAGGCTGCAGCAATCAAGAAGTTAGATGCTAGTAAACAGCCTGATGAGGAATTCTTAGCTCAG GTTTCAATGGTATCAAGGCTGAAGCATGAAAATTTTGTTCAGTTGCTTGGATATTCAGTTGATGGAAATTCCCGTATTCTTGTTTATGAGTTTGCATCTAATGGGTCTCTTCATGATATTTTACATG GCAGAAAAGGTGTTAAAGGAGCACAGCCTGGTCCTGTTTTGACATGGGCACAGAGAGTGAAAATTGCCGTCGGGGCTGCAAGAGGGCTTGAATACTTGCATGAGAAGGCTGATCCCCACATTATCCACCGGGACATCAAGTCAAGCAATGTGCTAATctttgatgatgatgttgcTAAAATTGCAGATTTTGATTTATCGAATCAGGCTCCGGACATGGCTGCACGTCTTCATTCTACTCGTGTCCTTGGGACCTTTGGTTATCATGCACCAGA ATATGCTATGACCGGACAATTGAATGCTAAGAGTGATGTGTACAGTTTTGGTGTTGTCCTTCTGGAACTCTTGACTGGAAGGAAACCAGTTGATCATACCCTACCACGTGGACAGCAGAGTCTTGTTACTTGG GCTACACCGAAACTAAGTGAAGATAAAGTCAGGCAGTGTGTTGATACAAGACTAGGAGGAGAATACCCACCGAAAGCTGTTGCTAAG ATGGCTGCTGTTGCTGCACTATGTGTGCAATATGAAGCTGATTTCAGACCCAACATGAGCATTGTAGTCAAAGCTCTTCAACCATTGTTGACTGCACGACCTGGACCTGCTGGTGAAACAGCAAATTAA
- the LOC130720203 gene encoding probable inactive nicotinamidase At3g16190 → MAEDWKRTALLVIDMQKDFVEGGPMLVKGGKDIVPNVIKAVEVARERGILIVWVVREHDPLGRDVELFRRHLYSPGKVGPTSKGSEGAELVDGLVIREGDYKLVKTRFSAFFSTHLHSVLQGAGINSLVVTGVQTPNCIRQTVFDAVALDYKPVTVIVDATAAATPDIHLANVFDMKNVGVETPTLQEWSESKA, encoded by the exons ATGGCAGAGGATTGGAAACGCACAGCTCTTCTTGTCATCGACATGCAG AAAGATTTTGTAGAAGGAGGTCCTATGCTAGTGAAAGGAGGGAAAGATATTGTCCCCAATGTGATTAAGGCTGTGGAAGTTGCCAGGGAGCGTGGAATTCTTATAGTTTGG GTTGTACGCGAACATGATCCCTTAGGAAGAGATGTTGAACTCTTTCGTCGTCATCTATATAGTCCAGGGAAAGTTGGTCCAACCTCTAAAGGAAGTGAAGGAGCAGAGTTAGTTGATGGGTTGGTAATTAGAGAAGGGGATTATAAACTGGTGAAAACCAGGTTTAGTGCATTCTTTTCTACACACCTTCATTCAGTCCTTCAAGGAGCTGGAATTAATAGTCTGGTGGTCACTG GTGTTCAAACTCCAAACTGTATCAGGCAAACTGTCTTTGATGCTGTAGCATTGGACTATAAACCTGTAACTGTTATTGTTGACGCCACAGCGGCAGCGACACCTGACATTCATCTTG CCAATGTGTTTGACATGAAAAATGTTGGAGTTGAAACCCCAACATTACAAGAGTGGAGCGAATCCAAAGCTTGA